TTATAATTACTTCACCGCGGAAAACTTATCTCCTTTAGTCAACATCAGAAAAAGCATATATTTAGACCACacatattctttattttcaaaacaaacaccGCCAACCCCGCATCAAAATTCACCTCAAAACATTCTTTCAAACATCTGGCAAAAACTACCTTTTTCCAATGACATCCTACAAACaagcaaacaaaatttaaaacgtaaactcAGACCATATCTCACCTCCGCCTACAATGATATCCATCAATGTAATAACCCTAATTGTTATAATTGCTCACTCTCCTGAACCCTCTAGCTTACTCATATAAACTCtcctgaaattatcaaaaatcatcaacttTCATTTCCTTCCcctttatttcttcatttccctttcgttttttttcccTGGGTGCTTGCGACAGCGGCCTAAAGGCTTTGCTTGGCCCACACTGAAAGCtactgttctctctctctttttataattgtgctttgtttaaaaaaattgtaaattttattgtttgttttctctcaacCTATGTACATAGCCTGTCAtgctttctgtgaaataaatttgaacttgaacttgaactagTGGCCATGCTGTACACTGACCATACGGAAAGGTGTTGCGATGTAAGTCAATTGTAGTTGGATTACGTACTTCGAGTCATCACGGGAAGCGTGTAATTAGTGAAATTGAGTTCTCGATTGTGACTGGGCGATTTGTACATACGTAGCGATTCCTCCTTTACAATGAGGGTCTTCAATTTGAGAGGGGCTCACATAGATACCGCGGGTATTGTAGCTGTGCACATTGACTACAGAGGACGGGACTAGCCTCACATATACACTACCTACCCGGTGGCATTCACTGGAGCTATAGATATAGTTTTGTGTCCATTGTTCCCATAGTAATTTCCCTGATAAGATCAAACATTATAAAACTGCGGCTGCTAGTGCTAGTGCTGGTGCTATAACAACTAGGAATATGGATCTATTTAGACATAGATTTCGAGACACTAAGTCGTTTATCATTTAATCAGTTTGTTCATTGATTAGTGTCAATCTGAGTATGACACCTGACAACGCCTGTCTCTGCCAAACTCAGACTGACTGTCTCAACTTATATTGTCTCTGGTTGAGACTGCTCAATTCATAGGAATCTAATGTGAAACATATTGTACTgtctttgtttttgtttgacTACCTTGTATGTGTATAAATGTGATGTGTAATGTGCTGAACAGAAGAGATTGTATGATTGTCGACCACTCTGGATAAAGAATAAAACTACtatattgaatattctacAACGGTTGTCCGTTTGTTAATCGCCATCCAGCTACGTCCCCCTTGCAACTATACGGAAATTTAGGTTGCTACAGTGCTGCGGCACCACAGCTGCTGCGTCTGCTCTCTGTGTGTCATATCATGACGTGCATTCGTCGTGTTAATATAATCATCTCTTAATATCGACTTAAATCGGTCGTGATTGACCGTAACTGACCACTACGGGAACGAACTGACCACTGTGGCAAGTGACCACTACGGGAACCTGACTGATCTCGGCAACTGACCATTATGGGAACGAACTGACCGCTGCGGCAAATTGAATGACCACTGCAGCAACCTGACCACAGGAACAAACTGACGACTGCGGCAGCTGACCTATACGGGATCCCGACTGACGACTACGGGAACTAACCTCTCCTCGGACAACTGGCCACTAGAGGGAAGTGAACGCCTAGGAACGTCATTTCAACTAGATTCTGAAATTTATCTTAAATTTTTCACTAAATTTtctatcaatattcaaatgaatatcAAACACAGAATTTGGTATAAGAATAAATGCTATACAAAATGAATGGATTCACAGctttttctatttatttttccCTAATTTTTGCATAATCATTTTATTgtagaattttcattttttgtgaTAAATTTGTAATTCGAATTTATGCAGGTGTGCAGCGGTATTATCTAAgatagatttttatttttcggACAAATCTTGATATCAGATTAGTAGCTGAAACGTGGCGACTTGGTCCTGTCTGATTGTATAGTTGACTAGTCGGACTGGTCCTGTTAAGAGTCTGTTTTTAAGGGTATCTCTCCAGCGTCCGGCCGGTATGTATATCTCCCGTTCAGTCGTGTTCGGCTGTAGTATCGGAGCAACGAGGAGTTTCTTACCGATCATAAACTGATCGTCTGCGGCTTGTTGAATAGCTTGATCGTCTGTGGGATGCGCCCACCAAACCGGGCGGATTAACGGCGCACCTGGaatgtaaacatcaattactgatataaaaggGAACCTTATTAGACAAATTTAtagattaaaaacaaaatcattgatCAAATTAAGACGTGTCGTTTCGGAACATCACGGGATCTGGTTCCGCAAATTagaaaccagttccacagttcagagcGCAGGAGGGTTATGATTTGACTCAGTTAACTCATCGGAAATTGAACTTATTTGTACTTACAACTACGTCTCTGGGAATTTGACGCGTACAATTCGTTTTCAATTTGTTTATAGTGGTTAAAATATAACTGCTTGCTTCAAAATGTATTCTTTAAAAGATTCGATAAGTTTGGTTCTACATTTTTTTGATTCAACTTTTAAAAAACTTCATTACCGTTTTTGCGCACTTCATCGACAGCCTGCAATAGAATTGGCTCTACAATATTGCGTCGAATCTGTGTATATTTCCTGCTGATATTCACTATCGacattttatccttttcattcattttatccTCCTCGTTCGCTAATTCGGACGGTAAAATCGTGAATGACATCATCGGCAGAAACGTCATTAATTCCAACCAGCGCGCGTATAAATCGTTATCTACACCGCCTACAGGGGGTGCCACCGTATAAGGGTACCCCAGTAAGCCGTAGTGAATATGCGCGGGTATCAGGGCGCGTAGGCTTGCCCAGGTCGGCGCCGTCTCGGGTAAATGCACGAATGCGGCGAATTTCTGCGACTTTCGAGGATTCGTTTTGAAAATCGAAACTGCTGGAATTCTGTGCAAGGATTCGATTTCATCGGATGGAATTTTCCGATCGACACTGAACACGTCCGTTCCGAGATCGACTGCGGTTTGCATCACCCGTTCAGTGAACCAGGTGTCAGCACCATCGACGTCTAAATTCAGTACGGGCATCAGTTCGTCGTTATCGTTGAAGAGATACGGGATCCGATTTTCACCGTTTCGTAATTGCCAATAACCCCGCCGGAAACCGTCGCGAAAACAGTCCGTGTTCACGTGACATATCGCTAAAACCGGAAGTGTCATTTTGACTGATGAAAGTCGCAGGCGGTCGCTGTTTTGACGGCAGATTTTCGATTGCGACAAACATTCAACGAAATACTTCAAATCggttttcattatcagattccGTAGGCCCGATTCGTTTTTATGGCGTAGAATATATCGTAGTTTTTGTTGAGTgtcgtttgaatttgaattcgaaAGTTTGCTACCAAAAATGACGGCcgttttgaataattcaagCCATGGTTGAATACGCGGCCAGCCGAGGTACGTGTCGGCCATATACTCATGCAACACCCGCGCATTGGAGCCTGTGCATACACTGAAATATTGAGACTGCTTGCCgttatttctaaaacaaaGTTGTTTGCCAATTTTCGAATGGACGGCGTCGAAATCAACCGGCACAGATGCGTAAAGGGCTATTCCGCTAGAATGTAGCCAATAGCGTTCCCCTGTGGTCGGCTCGTTTGCATAACCACGCTCGCTAGGTGCCGCTAGCATACGATGTATTCCTTTCGAGTTTAATAAACCGTTAAAACAAACTGCGTACGCACTAGAAATCGAATCTGCAATGAATTTCACCAGTTTAAAATGATCGCAGATAATGTCAATAGTTGGCCTATGTCGGTTGTTTTCGATCACTTTACCTTGGCCCAGCGACAGACGGATGGTGTCTTCGTCACCGggaatattcaaaatgggtCCATAAGATGTCCTTTTAAACTCCACTCGAATCGTAACATCTGGCGTTACTGGTGATTCGGTCACCCACGCTATACCGGACCGCGTTTGAACCCATCTCTGTTTTGCAACTCCAAATTTCGACAATAAAATCCAAATCAGGATTAAATAAACTCCACAAATCAAGAGTAAAAGAACAAAGTTTAGGCGCCCCATTTTTTAAACTACACAAACTGTAGACAGGACTATCAGCTGGACTGTTGATGGATTGTCAGATCGGGTCTTGCCGACTTAATGATTCTTGACGGTTTTCGGATGTTTACGATGCTGAAAAATACAACGAAAGAAAAGCAAAATGCACCTTACTTTTGAGACTGCTGTAGatttatacatatatcacCGAATTGAGAATCTGTCCCCACAGTtacagttctctgtttggctCTAGAATTtccaatattttgaaatataatcagaTTTCAACAGACAACTGTGCGAATGGTTGCAGCAGAAATGAAAGATTATTCCAAATAGAATTTTTTAGTAAAATCCACAATAGGCATGAAGAGCGGTTTACCCTGATTTGACCGGTAACGAGCGAGGCGCCATTTCGACTGTATTCTAAATTCATGTACGTGTGTGAAGTATTACGACTATTCAACCGCTAATTCATGCGTAGTCACGCATTGTATTGTTAGTATCGGCTCCACGGATATTTGGGTATCAGCTGGTTTATTGTATATGAGATGTAACTTGATGTTTTTTCGCAACCTGATAGATTTGTTTCACATATTGTGCGCGCTCTCGGCAGATCGATAAAGCCGTCACACTGACAGAAGTCTATAAATCAGGGGATCAGTCAATTCGTAGACTTACGATATGCCCCAAAATATCAACCTAATCCTATTCTGAGTCTGATCATTtgtattgatatttcatagctCATTTGTTCTATAGCTTTATAATTGTATTGGACATAAAACTCTACCGGCACgctaaaaagaaaacataagTCTCAACCCTTCAGGAAAGCATAATTATGATAAGACAAACTTATGGCAGCCCTTTCACTTTCAATGACTTCAACAAGGTGATTTGATCGTAGTTAACTCGGTAATACTGGCTCCAGATGCGTTAAATGTTGTTTAGGAAGACACCGATTGTTAACCCTTTAAATTCATGACTAAAGATCTAATGTTTATTGTCAAATATTTTGTCGGTTAAATTTGAATCTGTCGATCAAAATACTAGAATAATCATAGCCTGTCATTAAATCGTTTTTCATGACAATATTTTGACGTTGATTGCGACAAAATGCAAATTTAATTCGTTGATAGAATCGAAAAAGTAACAGTCTGTTGACAGCGACCATGACGGAATTAtctttcgaaaaaaatattagctCCGATCATTTTCTCCGGGAAATGAAAGATGATGGCAGCAGCTGAAAGGTAAATTGTCGCGGAATTAAATTGTCATTATTCATAGAATGCTGTCAAATAAAGTATAAATCCATGTCTGAAAGTGTCACAATGTCAGAGCCCACTGAATGACGGATAATAGATAGGAATTGTCGCCACATGGTCGTATCTCATCTCACTCAATATTACTCCAAATgtcaattcttgtttttatccTAATTTATTGTGAGTTGTTGCttaaatttcttatttcacaAAGATATCCTTGGATTAAGTTGTGGCTAATGATTCTAAGCttaggacccagttctacagttctggcgCCGATTCCACTGTGTTCtcaattcagaaaaaaattgaaaaaattaaaaaacaattaattttcaaatcatattTACTGGCAACTGTGGATCGTTTTTCGGATCATGTATAGAATATGGTAATATAGTCCCTTATTGCGGAAGCTTAAGGTAAAATGAGAGAATGATTCGGTTCATAattctgtatttgaattatatataaCATTGGCAATCCCGACATTCCGACACTCCCGACGTTCCGGCAATCCGACGTACTCGACAATCCCGACATGCCGGCAAACCGACATACCCGACAATTCGACATACCACGATTCCAGCACCTCTCTACAGGGGATTATTAGGAACCGAACGCCCCACGATCCCGGCACCTCTGTACAGGGGAATATTAGGAACCAAACGCCCCACGATCCCGGTATAATATCAAGAACCGAACGCCCCACGATCCTAGGGGAATATTAGGAACCAAACACCCCACGGCTCAACTCCAGAACAGGTAAAAGTAGATCTGCGGGTTGGTTCCAACATTTTCACTGAGAAAAGTATTAATACGCGCAGATCGATAGAAGGGGGCACGTGAAGTAATTTTCAGAAGTCGACAATCGGCAATCGGCAATCGGAAACCTGATAGTCGACCATTTCTCGGGtcggcaatcggcaatcagaaacctgaCAGTCGACCATTTCTCGGGTCTGATTTAACTCTTTCCCTCATATTGCTTCAATGCGCTCTATTTTTGCAAGTTCGTGAATGGTTTGAACAATGATGGCTGTTTCTATGTTGCTTACAACAGATTGTGAGGGTGATATAGATGCTGCGATTGTGAGGGCGATATAGATGCTGCGTTTGTGAGGGTGATATAGATGCTGGGATTGTGAGGGCGATATAGAGGCTGTGATTGTGAAGGcgatatagatgctgtgattgtGAGGGCGATATAGATGCTGCGATTGTGATGGCGATAAAGATGCTGCGATTGTGAGGGTGAAATAGATGTGATTGTGATTGTGAGGGcgatatagatgctgtgattgtGAGGGCGATATAGATGCTGCGATTGTGAGGGCGATATAGATGCTGTGGGTGACtggtttctgattgccgattgtcgattcgagaaatggtcgacagtcaggtttctgattgccgattgccgaTTGCCGACCCAAGAAATGGTCGACAATCAGGTTTCTGGCGGCAATTTGAAACCGAACCACTCCCCTCATTTAAGAAAACCCTGCACGATGGAACTATTTTGACCTATTCAGGAGTTGAACCGTTCAGGGGCTATCCCAGACAACTCTGTAGATCGGAATATTGGAACCAAATTGCCGTATCTTTAATAGCGTTCACTCGTAGTACGTATTTCGTGAATTATTCGTAATCGATGCCCAAGGGGATTGAAGcgtaaaaatcatttccaaaacatttccaaacattttctaaattttgtcaaACTAACGATACTGACGATGTTGGTGATGTTGACATTGTTGGCGATAATGACGTTGTTTACGATGTtgacgatgatgacgatgtTGATGATGTTGTCGATGttgtcaaatatttttgaattactACACTGCGTTGTAATTCGTTTATCGGTGAAAAGTCTTGTGACTTCTTAACCGGGTACTGGAGTTGAGCcgaacttttgaatgggaTGAgcaatgattcaaaagttgaattatcgggaagacgatatcaatgtttataacttcaccagcgcgcattgttgcattaacttTATGATTgagtgatatcataaaaaattattcgctgagttcatcgatatttttacttAGTTTCTATCTTAGTCCAATCCAGAgatgaacgaaataaaaaaattaaacgggGGAAAATAGGaacaaaaattcaacaatgcggacccAGTGGGTTCTCAAAAAATGCCGCCTGGAAACTGTGAAAAGGCTTGTTTACAGTTGCAAGTTGCATAGCTACTGTTTTCATATGAAAAACCATTGATttctatcgagtttaaatacaatttcatatttgagAAGTCAACACTTGTCGGTCTGTTAGAGTAAATAatagaattattcaatttcCGAAAAGCCGTTGGCATAAATTCAAATATCAGTTATACAGCaagaaaatataatcaattttGAATGTGATAACATTTTGTTGAATGCCAAAAAGTAACAGAAGCTATAACGATTTATCGATTTCATTCCGAGTGTTGTTGATTATTAacacatgatttcaatttattcatatctCACTGTATAAAATACGGTCGTATGAATATCCCGAACAAAAGTTATTTCATaataagaattgaaaattactacaaattgaaatttcatcattGCTAAAAGATATCGCAAATTCATAATGCAAATTCATAATTGAATCCTTAAGATATAACAAATCGAAAGTTCATTAATTCAAAAAAATGCAAGGTGCGCAGCggaaaaaatatattacaaGTTAGGCCAAGTTCGTCGCACAGTTCCAATATCatggtttgaattttgaaaatatagaagatgtTAAAAGATCATTTACTCTGAAGTTCATGTTTTTAACCGTATTTTTACCTAGAGGATAGGCAACATTGGCGCTAGCATGCCGTCAacttactgtggcaatcgggGAGTCGAGTTGTGGTGGACCGAAACAATGTGGGAAAAAGGAATTTCTGGCATTGTTTTTTATACAGGTTCGTTACCACCTAGTCGTGTTATATTGATTTCGCCGATTCATATTCAACAAAATGAATCGCTTGAAAACAGGTGCGATTACTCGACTATAGATatcagcaaaaatacataaagactcctctttatgtatttttgatactaAAATATCATATACGCGGAGAGGGAAATCGAGTGTGAATCATCATTTTAGCGTTTACCGAGGATTTGATAAAATAGCTAATTTCGAACCGTACACTCGCACGCACATTTGTCAACAGTGCGGACGTTTTGTGATCAGTGCAGTgatcagtcaggtgtggtgactggtgaacagaaaggtgtggtgactggtgaccagccAAGTGTGGAAACAGGTGACCAGTCAGGAGTgatgactggtgaccagtcaggtgcgGCGACCGCTGATCAGTCAGGTATTATGACTGCTGATCCGTCATGTGTATAGTGACTGGTGACTGCTGATCAGTCATGTAAGGTGACTGTAATTGACCAATCAAGTAAAGTGGCTGATGACCACTGAGGCATGGTGACTGGTGAGTGCTGACTTGTCAGGTGTATTGACTGTTGACCCGTTAGGCAGGGTGACTGTTGATCAGTTAGGTGTAGTGACTGGTGACTAGTCAGGCATGGTGACTAGTGACCAATCAGGTATGGTGACTTGTGACTGCTGATCAGGTTTGTTGACCATTTTGGGCCTTCAGTCACGACTCGACAACAAGGTTCAGATGTTTACATGTTATTTGACTCAATAAATATGTGGCtgcatcatttatttttcaatcccGGTTTTATAGCGTTATCGACGGTGCAAATAGCACATTACAGCGAGGTTTAATGTCACAATCTGTGACATTAAACATTCATCTGTAATCAATAAATGCGACATGGAGACCTATAACAATTCCATAAAATACAGATTCGTGGTCGGTTTCAATTAGAATTTAGTCATTCACGTCAAATATGTGTGGTACCTATTACCCGCTCCGCGTGGAAAAATAAActcaattgtggaactggatccagagtcgaattaaacccgcaTTACTGTGGACCTGGGTGCAGTATCGAATTAAGTCCAcgcaactgcggaactgggttcagggtCAAATTAATCCTACATTACcccggaactggatccatagtCGAATTAAGTTCGAACAACCGCGGAaatgagttcagagttaaatcaATCCCACACGTGTGGAATtagatccagagtcaaattgagtccaaacaactgtggaacttggtccagAGTCAAAGTAAACCCGCACAACTGCTGAACTGGACCCAAATCAAACCCATGCAACTGTGGAGTTGGGTCCActgaacccacacaactgtggaaccgcgCGATATCTCGGAGGTTATAGTTATATAGTTATAAGCTATATGGCATAATAGATTGTCCATTCATCGACAGTCAGTCGGTGTGCTGGTGATGGGAGGCTCCTGCTGTATTGTAGTAAAACTACTGTAGTATATTGAATAACGACGACAGGAATCAATACTGAAGGTTTATGATTAATCCTCAAATATGCACAATAATTAAAGCGAATGATATAAGACGGATTCTTACATAAACACCTCGAGGGAGATTGGAACCTAAGATAAGACTGCAgtgtctgctgctgctgctgctgccgctgctgcggATGCTGCTGCCGCTAACGTATGTCCTAATACTGAGCAATTCGCATCTATCTACTAATAGATAaatgtaaattcatcatctttcaCTTTGATCTCCATTTGGACTCGGTGAAATGGGTACAGTTGACTCCTCCAGTAGTCCGCATCCGCGGGACCGATGCGGGTTCATACAGTGCTGCAGAAAAATACGTTATAACCCTGACTACATTCAATAAAACATGTATCAAACatcaatatatcaaatatcaatatatcaatatatcaaaatctgaTAATTGCAATATCAGGTGACAGGAAATTCGTCAATAAATTCCttcacatatttcaatatttatcatGCAATAACTTAATTGGTTGAATTATACATTAGTTCATTGATATCAGCAATCAGTAGTGTAACGCACATAacgccaatctaacaactttaaaACCAGTCGAAGCTGTCGGTCAagtttaaactcaaatttaaactcaaacaTAAATTAAACTCAATTTCTTTTGGTTTAATTGGTATTGGTGGTTACTTAAATGAAGAGAACATTTCAAACTTAAGAATTTAGGCTGAAACTTTTTCGTTGACCTTGAACTGTGTAAACTGAGTCCGCGGAGAACTGTTTCCAATCGGCAATACCCGGTACACTCTTTGACGATTCGCAAACGCGACGAAAATACTGGCGCAGAAGATAAACGATTTTCCAGCATTATGGATTTTTGACCGGTGCAACACGGATTACTCCTGGTTAATTCTGCAGAGGATTCTTAGGGATAAGCGGGACGAGAgcttgaaagatgaaaaagaaaattgaccTCAGACTCAAAAACCCTATTGTTTCGTTATTACCAATACTCGGTGACCGTTTATGTGATCTACTACTTATCCACACTCGACATTATCAACTATTGTCTTCAAGAGTTCCGTTATGTGGAAGGCATACTGTATCATCGGGCTCTTTTTGATGTGCGAATAAAGTTCAGGAGGTGGCTTTATGTTAATATCGAGTCTCCGAGTGTCATTAAAAGTTACCATATTTGTACAAATTGTCCCACTACTTTACTTAGAAAACTTTGTACAATGTTTAATGCAATACCACAGTCGTTAGAAGATTTGACTTTAAAGTTTAAACATTTATGATTTCCATTCATTTAGCTGATGAAGCTACTCTTCACTAGCAACCAAACACGACTACCTGTTTACTCAGTTTACATGGTTTATTTAAGCGAAGGTTCGTACTTCAAATGAATCTAGTTAACCTTAACCCGTTTTCAAAGCTAAAAGAttgcaaataaacaaattagaACTGTAGGTTAAATTACACTGTGTTGAGcttaaaattctaaattcgaACTTGTTCGCGAACCGGACTTATTGTTTTAGGAATGACTGTGAACTGTTAAGTGACCTCACGATACCAGAACCACTCCTGATTGATGATGTTTACTAATTCTGTGTGATAGTCCATCCCCCTCCCTAATGGCATCTTGGTCCCCATGCTGTTTAATTGATAACGCTTGTTAATTGGCTTTTAGTTGCATCGTCGTGTTTCACAATATCTACCGCTAGATAGTTCTTCGAATAAATACGTACTATGTTAGCAGAGTCGGCAGAGTAAGAAAACCAAACTGTCTCGTAGTAATGGGGTTTACTTGTACAGCACCGCACAACAAATCAGTGTTTGACTTTAAGTCACTCATAGAATGGTATGAGAAATAGGGCGGGAGCAGACACAGTACGAGGGTGGCGGAAACATGCTGTGACCGGTATTGTACGTTCCGTGGCCGATCTGTAGCTATAACGCCCAAGAGTCACTGACAGCACTCAGTATAGAAATTCCCCCAAACGCACATAGATaattgtcgaataaacactataatccgtgtatactGTAGCAACCtgactgtagataaatgaagaaatcccacacttcgaatttaaaattatacgatcaaatttattattatgaaaccacaacgtttcggctgttgactaacagccatcatcagcattccacctgatgatggctgttagtcaacagccgaag
This Tubulanus polymorphus chromosome 7, tnTubPoly1.2, whole genome shotgun sequence DNA region includes the following protein-coding sequences:
- the LOC141909177 gene encoding myogenesis-regulating glycosidase-like; the protein is MGRLNFVLLLLICGVYLILIWILLSKFGVAKQRWVQTRSGIAWVTESPVTPDVTIRVEFKRTSYGPILNIPGDEDTIRLSLGQGKVIENNRHRPTIDIICDHFKLVKFIADSISSAYAVCFNGLLNSKGIHRMLAAPSERGYANEPTTGERYWLHSSGIALYASVPVDFDAVHSKIGKQLCFRNNGKQSQYFSVCTGSNARVLHEYMADTYLGWPRIQPWLELFKTAVIFGSKLSNSNSNDTQQKLRYILRHKNESGLRNLIMKTDLKYFVECLSQSKICRQNSDRLRLSSVKMTLPVLAICHVNTDCFRDGFRRGYWQLRNGENRIPYLFNDNDELMPVLNLDVDGADTWFTERVMQTAVDLGTDVFSVDRKIPSDEIESLHRIPAVSIFKTNPRKSQKFAAFVHLPETAPTWASLRALIPAHIHYGLLGYPYTVAPPVGGVDNDLYARWLELMTFLPMMSFTILPSELANEEDKMNEKDKMSIVNISRKYTQIRRNIVEPILLQAVDEVRKNGAPLIRPVWWAHPTDDQAIQQAADDQFMIGKKLLVAPILQPNTTEREIYIPAGRWRDTLKNRLLTGPVRLVNYTIRQDQVATFQLLI